GCTGGACGATCCGCCCGGCGTGTGGGCCGAATTCCAGGGATTGACGGTGGCGCCGGGATGACGGAAAGCAAACTCCGTGGTCACGGTCTTGCCGAACACCGTACCGCCCAGGCGCTTGATGGCCGACACCACGGCCGCATCCTCCATGGGTACGTGATCGGCGAACATCGCCGACCCGTTGGTGGTGCGCAAACCCGCCGTGGCGATGATGTCCTTCACGCCGACGGGAATACCGGCCAGCGGCCCTTGGGTCGCGGCTTTCAGGTCCGCCGCCGGCACGCGGGTGACGAAAGCCTTGAGCCACGGCTCGCATTCGTCGGCACGCGCGGCGCAGGCGCGCAGGTAGGCGTCGCGGTCGAGCGTGCCCGCCGCGAAGCCGCGCAGGGCCTCGAGCAGGCCAGGCAGTTCAGTTGGCGTCATGTTCATCGTGTCGGCCTATTGCGGCAGCGCCAGCGCTTTCTTCACGTACGTCGGTACGACGAAGGTCGCGTAGTCGGGCTGGGTCTTCAGGTTGCCCAGGGCGATCTGCGTATCCATGCCGGTCTTGAAGGCCTCAGCCGACGTTTCCACGCTCTTGGGGTAGACGTTGTCCGCCAGCATGCGGTTGACGGCATTCGTCACCACCTTGGGATCCAGCGTGGGGAACTCCTTCAAGGCGATCTGCAGCGTCTGGTCGTGGTTCTTCTGCATGAAGCGCAGGGCCAGTTCCATGCCGTTCACCAGGCGCTGGGCGGCATCCGGATCCACGTCCGACCGCGCGGTCACCGACGAGAACGCGTACGCGCCGTACTGCTTGGGAAAGCCCAGCACCACCTTCATGCCCTGGGCGGCCACCTGGTCCAGGCCCGGCTCGTACAGCACCGCCACCTTGGCCTGCCCGCCCAGGAACGGCCCGGCCTCGGATCCCGTCTGCACCTGGATCATGTCGACGTCCTTGTCCGGATTCATGCCGTTCTCCTTCAGCAGCTTCATGAAGAGAGACGTGCTGGTGGTCGGCATCAATCCCGTCACCACCTTCTGCCCTTTCAGGCTCTTGACACCGTCGTAGTGGAAGTCTGGCGTCGTCGCGATATAGACCGCGGCGCCATTGACCACGTTGCTGATGATGCCGACCTTGGCGCCCTTGGACGCGGCGATGGCGGTCCATTCCGGGCCGTGCACCGAGAATTGCGCGCTGCCGGACAACACCGCCGACAGGGCCGCGGTCGGCGACCCGGCGCTTTCCTTCGTGACATCCAGGCCCTGCTGCTTGAAGAACCCCTGGTCGATGGCGACGTACAAGGGCAGGTACAGCATGGACTGGAATGCCTGCGTGACCGTCACCTTCTTGGCTTGTGCCCAGGCCGGGACCGTGGCGACGGCCAGCGAAGCGGCGACCAACAGCGACGCCAGGCTACTCTTGGAAAAGCGCATGACTTGCAACCTCCGAATGGGACATGAAAAGCGCCGCGGACGCGGCGCGCGAAACCCGGGCTACACCTGGATGTGCGGCCGGCCGTCATCGAGCTTCCACGGCAGGAGATTGCGCTCCAGCGCATCGATGGCGTGGTACAGCAGGAAGCCCACCAGCATCAGGACGAACAGGCCGACCCACACCGAGTTCAGGTCGTACAGGCTCGACGCGGTGTAGATGAGATGGCCCAGTCCGTACTTCGACGAAATGAATTCGCCCACCACGGCCCCGACCAGGCCCAGGCCGATATTGATGCGGAAGTTGGCGATGATGGCCGGCAGCGCGGACGGCACCACCACGCCATGGAAAATCTGGTGCTTGCTGCCGCCCATGGAATACAGCAGGGCCTGCAGGTCCTTGTCGGCGTCCTTGGCGGCCTGGTAGGCCGCGATCAGGGCGACCACCGCGGTCATGGACACCACCAGCGCCACCTTGGACAGCAGGCCCGTGCCGAACCACAGCAGCACGATGGGCGCCAACGCGATCTTGGGCACGCTGTTGATCGCGACGATGAAGGGCTCCACCAGCCTGGCGACGAACACCGAGTACCACATCGCCAGGCCCAGGACGGAGCCAATCGCGGTGCCGGCCACGAAACCGAGCAGCGCTTCGAACAGGGTATAGCCGGTATCCCAGAGCAGCGAACCGTCCATCAGGTTCTTGACGAAGATGGCCCAGATGCCGCTCGGCTTGCCGATCAGGAATTCCGAGATCCAGCCGACGCGCACGCCGGCTTCCCACACCAGGAAGAAAACCAGGACAGCCAGCAGTTGCAGCCCGAACCGGCCGGCGGCTGTATCGAAGAGACGGCGCCGGCGCGCCGGCACGGACGACGTCCCATCCCGCGGCTGGAGGGCCGCGTCGGCACGCTGGGGAATCGATGACATGGTCAGGCCGCCTTTTTCCGGGTCTGGATATCCAGCTCGCCGCACAGGGTGTGGAAGTACTCGGAAAAGCGGCGATCGGCGCGCGCTTCGATGGGACTGCCGCGCTCGATATCGATCTGGTGGATGTTCTTGACGCGCGTGGGCCGCCCGCTCAACGCCACCACGCGGCGCGACAGGGCCACCGCCTCGTCGACGTCATGGGTGACCAGGATGACGGTCTTGTGAAAGGTTTCCACCGCTTCGAGCAGCACGCTCTCCAGGTACAGCCGGGTCTGGTAATCCAGCGCGGAAAACGGCTCGTCCAGCAGAAGGATGTCCGGATCCATGATCAGTGTGCGCATCAGCGCCACCCGTTGGCGCATGCCGCCGGACAGGGTCTGGGGATAGGCTTTCTCGAAGCCGGAAAGCCCGAAGGTGGAAAGGTATTCCCGCGCGGTATCCACGGCCTCGCGTTCCGCCACGCCGCGGATCCGCAGGCCCAGCAGGACGTTCTCCAGGACGGTGCGCCAGGGGAACAGCAGGTCCTTCTGCATCATGTAGCCGACCCGCCCGCGCATGCTGGACACGGCTTCCCCGCGGTAGATCAACTGGCCGCTATCGGCCTGCAGCAGGCCGGCGATAATGTTGAAGATGGTGGACTTGCCGCAGCCGCTGGGCCCTATGATGCTGACGAAATCCTTTTCGTAGATGTCGAAGTCCAGGCCATCAAGCACCTGGACGCCCCCGCCCTTGCCGGGGAAGGATTTACGGACGCCGCGTATGCTCAGCTGCACGGGCTCGGAGGCCGGCGCGGCGCGCCCGTCGGGTTGAATCAGGGACATGGATGCGTTCTCCTTGCCTGGAAAAAGCAAAGCATGTGCCAAATTTCGCCTGCCGCCAGCCCTCTCGCGGCGCCCCGCCCATGCGCCGGAATCGTGCCGGCAGGCCCGCTGATGGTGCCGGCAGAGCACAAAACAGTGCCTACGCCGGCGTCCGTCGCGTCGCCGCCACAAAATCCGCCCAAAAGCCGAACCCAGGGCAAGCGCTAATACATCTTGAAAGGGAAAGGCCGCATCATGGCGCTGTTTGTTCGTTTGTTCCTGAGTCCAGACAATAAATTATCCGGATGAGCTCCAACCGCGCCTTTGCCCCCTTGGCCGCCGCCGTGACGGCCGTGATGGCCCTGGGCATCGCCCTGCTGCCGCCGAACGTGGCCGCACAGGCGGCGGCAGCCTCCGCGCCCGCGATTCTTGCGGCACCCAAGGGGAATACGGCGGCCACGGCCGCGACCGCCGTCGCCGTCAGCGCGGCGAACGACCGCTGGGCGGAGAGCCTGGCGGCGTTCGCCGCCGCTGACCAGGCGCATCCGCCCACGCCGGGCGGCGTTCTGTTCGTGGGAAGCTCTTCCATCCGCCTGTGGAACGGCCTGGAAACCGAATTCCAGTCGCTGCCCGTGGTGGTCAAGCGTGGTTTCGGCGGCTCGCGCATGCTGGACTGCACGCGCCATCTGCACCAGCTGGTCGAGCCCTACAAGCCGCGACTGGTGCTGGTCTACGCCGGCGACAACGACCTCGCCGAAGGCCGTACGCCGGAGCAGGTACTGCAGGCTTTCACCGCCTTCGTCGAAGGCGTGCGCACCAGCCTTCCGTCCACCCGCATCGCCTACATCTCGATCAAGCCGAGCCCGTCACGGGTGTCGCTGATGCCGCAGATTCGCGAGACCAACGAGCTGATCCACGCCTACACCTTGAAGACGCGGAACACCGATTTCATCGATATCTATACGCCCATGCTCGATGCCGCCGGCCAGCCGCGCCCGGAGCTGTTCCGCGAGGATCTGCTGCACCTGAATCCGCAGGGCTATGCCTTGTGGAAGCGGGTGATCACGGCGCATCTGAATTGAGCCGCGGCGCCCGCGGCGCGGGCACCGGCGCGGGCTTGGCCTTGCTGTCCCCCACCAGGCGCGCCACGATGTAGAGCGCCAGCACGCTTCCGCCGAACAACAGCAGGTCCTGCCACATGGGGCGATCCGGCGCGGGCTCGCCGATGATGGTCAGCACCAGCAGCACGAGGACCAGGTGCGCGCAGAACACCGACAGCGACGCCCGGCCCATGGTTTCCAGCCAGCGCATGCGCGGCAGGTGCGTCTTCAGCCAGCCGCTGAAGTGCATGGCCAGCACCACCAGCGCCAGGAAGTTCAGGACGCGCAGCGGCCCCAGGTGCCATTTGTCGAACAGGAAATTGAAGGGATTGCCGTCCGGGAACGCACCCAGCCCGGTAATGTGGCGCCAGATGAAGAAGCTGCCCGCGATGACGATCGCGCCCCACACCACCGGCCGCGGGATGGGCCGCCGGGCTTCCGCCGGCACCCGCGCGTGGGTCGATCCCAGCCACAGCCCGAAAATCCACAGGGCTTGCCAGCCGAAGGTCTCGAAGGCTCCGGTTTCGCTGAAGGGCACGGGCAGTCCGGTCAGGGTCACCAGGCCGCCGTACAGGAAGCGCGACAGCTCGAACTGCGTCAGGAACCACAGCACGCCGCTCCCGATCAGGATGGCGCGCCAGCCCTTGCGCAGCGCATAGGTCAGCACCCACGGACTCGCCAGCATGAACAGCACGTAGACCGGCAGGATGTCCAGCAGCGGCGGGTTGTAGACCAGCCCCAGGGCGGACAGGAAGGCCGTCAGCGGCTGCTGCAGGTAGAACCAGATCAGGTTCTGCACCGCCGGCTGCGGCAGCGTCAGGCCCAGGCCGGCGATCACGGTGAACAGGAACAGCAGCGAGGCGGCCTGGCAGCCGTACACCACCAGGGCTCGCTTCAGGAAGGCCCGCTGCATGGCATGCATGCCATGACGCAGGTAGCGTTGGGTATAGACCAGCCCGGCCATGTAGGCCGACAGCATGACGAAACCTTCCGCCGCCGATACGAAGCCCAGCGGCTGGCTGGTGGGAATGCCGAAGTTGGTGGGCAGGTGCGTCGACAGCATCAGCACCAGCATCAGGCCCCGGACGGCGTCCAGCTCCCAGAGCCGGGGACGCGCTGCCGCCGCTGGCGCCGGGGCGGCAGCGAGGGGAACGCGTGACAGGCAGGAAGATGGGTTGGTCATGGGCGCATCCGGGGTGTTCGAGCAAACCAGCAAGGGTACATCATCGCTGGGGTAAACCCGTAGGCTTCAAGCGTGACATCGCTGGGCGCGGCGCGCACGCCATGGTTGTACCGCTTTGTATCGGACGCGGCGCCGGCGTAGGGCCATGGGTAGCATCCGGGAACATGCATGCGAACTTCATGCAGGAACCCCTGGACGCGGCCAGGCAATCCCGGCCGCCTATCCGGGAAACCCGCGTGCTCGGCGTCCTCGTCCCGTTGACGTTCACCGATGTAGTTATTGTCCTTTCTTAGAGACAAACTACGTCGCCTAAGGCCCTGCCAACATTACGAAATTTCCCACAGTTGATCGGGCTATCAGTTATTTACATTCTGTCTGGTTTCTGTTGACATAGCGCGGCGCCGGCGGCATCCCGCGTCGCCGGTACGGCCCCAAGGAAGCCCGCGTGCCAACCAGCTATTCGATCCGGCGCAGGATCGCCGCCATCGTGGTCACGCTGCTCGCCGCGGTTCTGCCCATCCTCCTCATCCTCCCCATCGTTTTCTACGAATCGCAGCGCCAGCTGGCCGGTGAAGCCAACGTCACCGCCGGCGTGCTGCGCCGCCAGCTGGAGAACATCCTGCTGCGCGCCCAGGACGTCACGCAGCGGCTGACCCCTGCCTTGCAGAGACCGTGCGAGGAAGTCCTGCCCCTGCTGCGACAACTGGGCGCCCTGCAACCGTATTTCCGTTCGCTGCTGCTGGTGCGCGACGACGTGGTGACCTGCTCGTCGCTCTACGGCATGTCGAACACGCCCCTGATCGCGGTGTCGTCGCAGGAGCACGTGCCCAAGGGCATGCACGTGACGCCCGTGGCCGGCACGCTGCTGGTGCCGGACCGGCCCGCCGTCCTGGTGTCGAGCGGGCTGCGCGACGGCAACGGCATCGCCGCCTTCCTGGATGCGCAATATCTGTACGACCTGAAACTGGCCGCGGCGCGCGACGGCGTCTACGACGTCGACATCCTGCTCGGCCCCCACAACGTGCCGCTGGTGGAAGCGGGCGAGCGGCAGCGCGGCCCCCGCGTGCCGGCGCCGGACACGCAGCAATCGTCTTCCAGCATGTTCCCGGTGCAGGTACGCGTCACGCCGCTGCAGGCGCAGCGCGACGCCGTGCGCCTGCACGTCTGGCGCGGCTATGCGGCCTTCCTGCTGCTGGCCAGTTTCCTGTGCGGCTACGGCGCGTACCGGCTCTATGGCTGGCGGGTGTCCATCCCCGGGGAAATCCGCAAGGGCATGCGGCTGCGCCAGTTCCACATGGTCTACCAGCCGGTGATCGACATGTCGACCGGCCGCATTTCCGGCGTGGAGGCGCTGCTGCGCTGGGGCCATCCGCGCCTGGGCAAGGTCAGGCCCGACCTGTTCATCGCCGCCGCGGAAGAACACCACATCATCGACGACCTGACGCGGCACATGTTCGATCTGGTCGCCAACGACCTGGCGTTGCTGGACCTGCCGCGAGACAGTCACCTGGCGGTGAACGTCTGCGGCGCGCACATGGCGTCGGATCGCTTCGTCGCCGACGTGGACGCGCTGTTGAGCCGGGTGCGGGCCTACGACGACGTCAGGCTGGTGCTGGAAGTCACCGAACGCCACCCGCTGCCGGACACGCCGACGCTGCGCGGCAACATGGCCGAGCTGCGCGAACGCGGCGTGCGCTGGGCGCTGGACGATTTCGGCACGGGCCACAGCTCGCTGTCGTATCTGCAGACGCTGCACGTGCCCTTCCTGAAGATAGACCGCGCGTTCGTCAGCAGCGCGGGCACCGAGGCGGTCAGCAACGTGGTGCTCGACACCATCATCGGGCTGGCGCGCCAGCTGGGCATGGCGATGATCGCGGAAGGCGTGGAAACCGAAGCGCAGGCGGCCTATCTGGCCGGCAAGGGCGTGCAATTCTCGCAGGGCTTCCTGTTCGCGCGGCCCATGCCGCCGCGCGAACTGGCGGCATGGCGGACGGAACACGCGGACCGCGTGGACCTGCCGCGCCCGCGGCTTACCTGGCCGCCGGACGCGGTCGATACTTCAGGCGCATGACGCTGGCGATCGCCGCCGCGGCGGCGAAGAGCGCGCCCAGCCACAACGCCAGGATGGCGCCGCTTTCGGTGGACGCATGGAAACAAGCCGCCACCATCGCGGCGCCGCTGGACTGCCCCAGCAGGCGCACCGTGCCCACCATGCCGCTGGCCCCGCCCGCGCGTTCCGGGGGCGCGGCGGTGATGATGGCGCGCACATTGGGCGACTGGAAAAAGCCGAAACCCGCGCCGCACACGGCCAGGCGCCAGCACAGGCCGAAGACCGACGGGTCGGTCGGCATGGTCGCCAGCAATACCATGCCGATGGCCAGCATGGCCATGCCTCCCCCCGCCAGCACGCCGACGTGCATGCGGTCCGACAGATAACCGGCGATAGGCGCCATCACCGCCACCATCACCGGCCAGGGCGTGATGAGGAAGCCGGTTTCGACCTGCGTATAGCCCAGCACGTTCTGCAGCATGAAGGGCAAGGACACGAAGGCCAGCGAT
This genomic interval from Bordetella genomosp. 8 contains the following:
- the opgC gene encoding OpgC domain-containing protein, whose product is MTNPSSCLSRVPLAAAPAPAAAARPRLWELDAVRGLMLVLMLSTHLPTNFGIPTSQPLGFVSAAEGFVMLSAYMAGLVYTQRYLRHGMHAMQRAFLKRALVVYGCQAASLLFLFTVIAGLGLTLPQPAVQNLIWFYLQQPLTAFLSALGLVYNPPLLDILPVYVLFMLASPWVLTYALRKGWRAILIGSGVLWFLTQFELSRFLYGGLVTLTGLPVPFSETGAFETFGWQALWIFGLWLGSTHARVPAEARRPIPRPVVWGAIVIAGSFFIWRHITGLGAFPDGNPFNFLFDKWHLGPLRVLNFLALVVLAMHFSGWLKTHLPRMRWLETMGRASLSVFCAHLVLVLLVLTIIGEPAPDRPMWQDLLLFGGSVLALYIVARLVGDSKAKPAPVPAPRAPRLNSDAP
- a CDS encoding EAL domain-containing protein, which translates into the protein MPTSYSIRRRIAAIVVTLLAAVLPILLILPIVFYESQRQLAGEANVTAGVLRRQLENILLRAQDVTQRLTPALQRPCEEVLPLLRQLGALQPYFRSLLLVRDDVVTCSSLYGMSNTPLIAVSSQEHVPKGMHVTPVAGTLLVPDRPAVLVSSGLRDGNGIAAFLDAQYLYDLKLAAARDGVYDVDILLGPHNVPLVEAGERQRGPRVPAPDTQQSSSSMFPVQVRVTPLQAQRDAVRLHVWRGYAAFLLLASFLCGYGAYRLYGWRVSIPGEIRKGMRLRQFHMVYQPVIDMSTGRISGVEALLRWGHPRLGKVRPDLFIAAAEEHHIIDDLTRHMFDLVANDLALLDLPRDSHLAVNVCGAHMASDRFVADVDALLSRVRAYDDVRLVLEVTERHPLPDTPTLRGNMAELRERGVRWALDDFGTGHSSLSYLQTLHVPFLKIDRAFVSSAGTEAVSNVVLDTIIGLARQLGMAMIAEGVETEAQAAYLAGKGVQFSQGFLFARPMPPRELAAWRTEHADRVDLPRPRLTWPPDAVDTSGA
- a CDS encoding ABC transporter permease, which translates into the protein MSSIPQRADAALQPRDGTSSVPARRRRLFDTAAGRFGLQLLAVLVFFLVWEAGVRVGWISEFLIGKPSGIWAIFVKNLMDGSLLWDTGYTLFEALLGFVAGTAIGSVLGLAMWYSVFVARLVEPFIVAINSVPKIALAPIVLLWFGTGLLSKVALVVSMTAVVALIAAYQAAKDADKDLQALLYSMGGSKHQIFHGVVVPSALPAIIANFRINIGLGLVGAVVGEFISSKYGLGHLIYTASSLYDLNSVWVGLFVLMLVGFLLYHAIDALERNLLPWKLDDGRPHIQV
- a CDS encoding ABC transporter substrate-binding protein; amino-acid sequence: MRFSKSSLASLLVAASLAVATVPAWAQAKKVTVTQAFQSMLYLPLYVAIDQGFFKQQGLDVTKESAGSPTAALSAVLSGSAQFSVHGPEWTAIAASKGAKVGIISNVVNGAAVYIATTPDFHYDGVKSLKGQKVVTGLMPTTSTSLFMKLLKENGMNPDKDVDMIQVQTGSEAGPFLGGQAKVAVLYEPGLDQVAAQGMKVVLGFPKQYGAYAFSSVTARSDVDPDAAQRLVNGMELALRFMQKNHDQTLQIALKEFPTLDPKVVTNAVNRMLADNVYPKSVETSAEAFKTGMDTQIALGNLKTQPDYATFVVPTYVKKALALPQ
- a CDS encoding SGNH/GDSL hydrolase family protein, coding for MSSNRAFAPLAAAVTAVMALGIALLPPNVAAQAAAASAPAILAAPKGNTAATAATAVAVSAANDRWAESLAAFAAADQAHPPTPGGVLFVGSSSIRLWNGLETEFQSLPVVVKRGFGGSRMLDCTRHLHQLVEPYKPRLVLVYAGDNDLAEGRTPEQVLQAFTAFVEGVRTSLPSTRIAYISIKPSPSRVSLMPQIRETNELIHAYTLKTRNTDFIDIYTPMLDAAGQPRPELFREDLLHLNPQGYALWKRVITAHLN
- a CDS encoding ABC transporter ATP-binding protein produces the protein MSLIQPDGRAAPASEPVQLSIRGVRKSFPGKGGGVQVLDGLDFDIYEKDFVSIIGPSGCGKSTIFNIIAGLLQADSGQLIYRGEAVSSMRGRVGYMMQKDLLFPWRTVLENVLLGLRIRGVAEREAVDTAREYLSTFGLSGFEKAYPQTLSGGMRQRVALMRTLIMDPDILLLDEPFSALDYQTRLYLESVLLEAVETFHKTVILVTHDVDEAVALSRRVVALSGRPTRVKNIHQIDIERGSPIEARADRRFSEYFHTLCGELDIQTRKKAA